In the Plectropomus leopardus isolate mb chromosome 5, YSFRI_Pleo_2.0, whole genome shotgun sequence genome, one interval contains:
- the efhd1 gene encoding EF-hand domain-containing protein D1, whose amino-acid sequence MASDELAMKLQSRLAATQEAEPRPEPEQSPARPKPQETEAACGESSSELSAKLIRRQDINEGNAAPRLTRVFNPYTEFKEFSRKQIKDMEMMFKRYDTGKDGFIDLMELKLMMEKLGAPQTHLGLKNMIKEVDEDFDGKLSFREFLLIFRRAAAGELQEESGLMALARLSEINVSTEGVMGAKDFFEAKMQALSLGSKFEAEIREEKEERKRQEEDKKQRQAAFKQLQSTFCS is encoded by the exons ATGGCATCTGACGAGCTGGCTATGAAGCTGCAGTCGCGATTGGCCGCAACGCAGGAGGCCGAGCCGAGGCCGGAGCCCGAACAGAGCCCGGCCCGACCCAAACCGCAGGAGACCGAGGCAGCTTGCGGCGAATCGTCTTCCGAGCTGTCGGCCAAACTGATCCGCAGGCAGGACATCAACGAGGGGAACGCTGCTCCAAGGTTAACCCGCGTCTTCAACCCCTACACCGAATTCAAGGAGTTCTCCCGTAAACAGATTAAGGACATGGAGATGATGTTCAAACG GTATGACACTGGTAAAGATGGCTTTATCGACCTGATGGAGCTGAAGTTGATGATGGAGAAACTTGGAGCTCCACAGACTCATCTGGGCctcaaaaacatgattaaagAGGTGGATGAAGACTTTGATGGCAAGCTGAGTTTCAGAGAG TTCCTGCTGATTTTCCGgagagcagctgctggagagctgcaggaggagagtgGTCTGATGGCTCTGGCCAGATTGTCTGAGATCAACGTCTCCACTGAGGGAGTGATGGGTGCCAAAGACTTCTTTGAAGCCAAG ATGCAGGCTCTGTCTCTGGGAAGCAAGTTTGAGGCTGAGATtcgagaggaaaaagaagaacgcaagagacaggaagaggataaaaaacagagacaagcCGCCTTCAAGCAGCTGCAGTCCACCTTCTGCTCATGA